In Ursus arctos isolate Adak ecotype North America unplaced genomic scaffold, UrsArc2.0 scaffold_2, whole genome shotgun sequence, the genomic stretch GCAGAATGGCCGAGGCTCAGCCTGGAGGAGACCTGGCGGCTGCTTCGCTGCAGCCCAGGCTGGCCCCCTTCCCAGCTGCAAGGCAGTCTCCACTGGCGGCCACgcagcccctgctcctgcccacccGCTGGAGACGCCCCTCGTGctcctccctggggcccctcccagACCCCCAGAGCCCTGATGCCTGGCCCCTTTTGTATGAAATGGGGAGGACGAACATACCGTCCCCCAGGCTGCAGGGGGCACGCCGCATGTCAGCTGCCACGGTTGCTGTCACTCTCATAAGACGCCACCTCTTAAAGCGCTCAGCTGGTGCTTGGTTGACCCCCTGGGAGGGGATCAGCAACCATGTGTCCTGGTCCCCCTTCCTGCCCAGCAGAGATGCGGGAGCAGCTtgggctgggtggggagccccGCCCAGTCCATCGGTTAATCCTAGGCATGGGACATGTGCAGTCCCCAATCTCTCCCTGGAGCCCCACAGGAAAGGCCaacagcccagggcctggcctctgGGACACAGGTGGGACCACACAGACACGAGTGGAGGAGTGTCCCAGCCTTCCCttagccccacccctccctcctgctctcaggCTCCTTGGGGGCTTCACACTGCTCCGATGTCCCTCAGGTGCTGGGGTGCACAGAGCTCTTACTCCGCTAGCCTTCGGACCCCACATACTCATCTGCCACTCCCAGAGCCGCCCTTGAGCCTGGCGGAGCTCCGGCACTCAGAGAGGAGGATGAGGAGTTCATGCAAGGTGCGGGGGGTGCCCAGAAGGGGCAGGGTCATCGGGGAGCTGAGCCAGCAGGATGGGGTCCGCCATGTTCCAGCCATGTGCCCTGGAACATAGGACTCTTcatctgtgagcctcagtttccttgtctccCAAACGAGGGTGGCTTCTCCTTGGCAGAGCCGTTATGAAGACCCGATGCATAATGCAGGAAGACGCCCGGCACGGTCTGgcggttcctcaagaagttaaacatagagttaccatgtgacccggcaattccactcctagtatACAGAGAAACGAAAACACGTACTCCAAAGACACTCGTGCGGGAGTGTTATTCCTAACAGCCGGAAGTGGAAACAAGCCGAGCGCCCATCAGCAGGTGAGTGGGTACACAAAATGGGGTCCAGCCACACGCTGGAGTATTATTCGGCCACAAAAAGGAGTGAAGCTCTGACACCTGCTACCACCTGGGTGAGCCCTGAAAACACGACACTCCGCGAGAGAAACCAGGGACGAAGGCCGTGTACTggaggattccatttatatgcaatgTCCAGAATCGGCAcatccatagagacagagagcagacgGTGTTTGCCAGGGGCAGGGCGGGTGAGGGGGGAGAGGTAGTGGGGAGAGGCTGCACAGAGGTTTCCTTCTGGGGTGACGAACGTGTTCCAGAACTCGACAGAAGTGCTGACTGCACAGCACTGTGAATGTATTCAGCGCCACGGAATCGTTCACTTTAAAAATGGTggatttcaggggtgcctggctggatcggttgggagagcatgtgactcttgatctcaggggcgtgaggtcaagccccacattgagtgtacaGATcagttaaaacaataaataaggggcgcctggctggctcagtcggtgaagcgtccgcctctggttcaggtcatgatcccagggtcctgggatcgagccccaggttgtgctgtcaaataaataaacaaaatcttttaaaataaataaataaataaaaccttaaaaaacggTTGATTTCATAGTGTGTGAATTTTACCTCGATTGAAACAAAACACCAGCATAAAACTTCCCACAGAGTCAGCCCTGAAAATGCTACAAAGGTGCTGACAACCCCGAGTCCAGCGTGTAAAGAGGTATCGGGGCGCATCCTCAGCGGGGCAGGGGCGACGGCTCGGAAGGGAGTGTGTGGCGTTGGCCGAATCCCAGGGCTGCTGTCCACTCTGGCAGGATGGAGCACGTGGCCTCTggagctgaggacaaagccgcaAAGGGTGGCGGTGGCCAGGGGTCTGGAAGGGGACAGAGGACTCAGGAAGGcttctagattttaaaaagaccacTGTGCCATGTGAAGGACAGCCTGGATGGGGCAAGGGTGGGGGTAGGAAGGCAGGGGAGGTGATGGACGCCCCTGGATCACGCCGAGCTGAAACACGCAAGGGGAGCACACAGAAGGGGACACCGTTTGCGGGAGGTCCATAATGAACTGTCTTGGCCACGGGAAGTGGAGCTGTCTGTGGGGACTTCAAGGGACGATGTCTATCAGGGAGGTGGATCTGAGCTGGAGACAGGGTGGAAGGACCCCGGACAGGGGTGGCACTGGAAGTCCTGGAGAGAGAGTGGGCAAGACGCTCAGGGTGTGGCATGCCGAGACCAGAAGTCTGCAGGGGACAAGCCTCTAGGCGAAGGCAGAGGAAGACAGGCAGGAAGCGGCAAGGGGAGCTTTCAGGAGCAGCAGTGTCCACCACCGTGCAGACGCGTCAAGACGTGGAAGGTTCGTCAGTGTGGTTCGTCAGTGTGAGGCCACCAGTGACCTTGTGATATTTTTTCTGGAGAGCTGGGGGCAAAAGATGACAGGGGGTTGAGGAGTGAGTGAGAAGTGAGGACACAGGAGTCAGAGAGGTGGTGAGAACCCCGCAGAGTGCCTGCTCGCTgggctgaggggaaggaaggagggaggagcgggaaggggcaggaaggaaggttCCTGGGACCCAGGGcctgtgggcagggtgggggtttGCGGCCTTGGTCCAGGAGCCAGAGGAAGGCAAGGCAGGGTGTGTGTAGCTGCGTGGGACGTGTGGTGGGAAGAAACCGCGGGAGAGCTGAGGCCGTGGGGCCTGGAGTGTGGGACCGCTGAATGGCACAGGAGGCACGAGGGACCCAGTTTTGGAGGGGTCGCTGAGGCTGAGTGGGCAGACAAGCGGGTCAGGCCAGGGCTGAACAGGACTGAAAGGGCCCAGACTAGCACTGCCACGtctagaaaataaaaccacagaacGCCCAGTTACATGTGAATTCCCCGCAGGCAAGGAGGAACTTTTTAGGATAAGTACATCTCAGGTGATacttgggacatacttataccaaaacatttttaattaccGTTgcttacctgaaattcaaatgttaaCTGGGCGGGAGTCCTCCAATTGACTTGGGCATCCTAGCCAGGGGTGGGGAGtaggggatggaggggaggggtgggaccAAGCCTGGAAAACGGGTAGCCGTCTGCAGGGTGCGGTGCCCGAGTGGGGAGAAGGCGGCGTCCAGGCATCGCGGAGCCCTCTACTGGCTCCTCCCGCCCCAGAACTTTGGTCTCGTCACACCACCCCCGCGTAAGTCCCGTGGTGTCGCCTTAAGGGCCCATCGATAACTCTACGCTCGGCCGCGGCATCTATCGATTCGCTCTGGCTCCGCTCGCCATCCTGGGCAGCGGCGGAGTGCAGAGCCGCATGTAAGGTACGGGGGGCGCGGGACGAGGGCCAGAAAGCGGCCGCTGGGTGGCCGGGAGAGCGCGCCTGGGGGAAGCTGGCACAACGGGACGGAGCCAGGGCTGTCGGCGGAGCACCGGGGAGCCCGAGGGTCCGGCCAGAGAGCGCCCCCTGCCATTAGGCTTAGCTGCCGGCCTGCTACGCATGCGCAGCCGCTGCAGCCCTCTCTCCTCTCCGGCAGGTCCGCCGCCCTGCGCATGCGCAGCCCGCCCCTGCGGCAGAGCGGCGCCCCGGGCGTGCCTGCCCCCTGCCGGCGGCGGGTGGGGTGGCTTCCCGGCCGCGTCCGTGGGGCGGGGAACGGAGCACGGGCCTTGGAGGTCAGAGCTGTCCGTAGGTTGTCATCCGTCCCCTGAACCTCTAcgcctcagtttccacctctgtAAAACGGGAATGATAATGTATCTCTCAGCACCGAGTGGACCTAGGGGGTATTCCCTAGATACCGCACACCCCTCTCTTCTGCAAATGCTCTGACCTTTGACCCCTCCCTTTCAGAAGCGGGGTCCTGTGCAGGCCCGAGCCTTCTTCTGCACCATGAACACGTCCCCCGGCACAGTGGGCAGTGACCCGGTGATCTTGGCCACTGCAGGCTACGACCACACGGTGCGGTTCTGGCAGGCCCACAGTGGCATCTGCACCCGCACGGTGCAGCATCAGGACTCTGTATCCTccactggggaggaggggagggcggtACTGGGAAGGATGCCTGGTGGGGGTAGCAGCCTGGGCaaaggaaggggtgcctggggtggaAAGGATGCAGCAGCCCAAGCAGACGGTGGGGGCCTTGAGGGCTCTGTTCATCACTCTCCTTAACAGACCTAGCAGGTGAACGCCCTGGAGATCACGCCTGACCGCAGCATGATCGCTGCCGCAGGTACCTCTACCCTCACCCCAACCCCGACCTCTGCTGGGCCCACCTGGGCACAGCGCCCTTCAGTTTAGCCTGTGTCCCTAGGTTACCAGCACATTCGTATGTATGATCTCAGCTCCAACAACCCCAACCCAATCATCAGCTACGACGGGGTCAACAAGAACATCGCGTCCGTGGGCTTCCACGAGGATGGCCGCTGGATGTACACGGGTGGGGAGGACTGCACGGCCCGCATCTGGGACCTCAGGTGTGGGGCACCGGGCAGGCGGGGCCTGTTGccgggtgtgtgggggtgggcggcCGGGCCAGGAGACTGTCTCaggccagggccctccaagcagAGGCTAAGACGGAGTCTTCTGTGTGGGTGATTCATCGAGGGCAGTGACGGAAGCAGGATAGGGCGGGGGTGAAGCCACACAAAGAGGAGCCCAGCCTCAGCCTGATACCGCAGGGAGCTCTGACTTGCATCGGAGTGAGTCCCACTGGCGCGAGGGGCTGCCCTTGGAGGGGGCCGAACCTCGCTGGTGTCTGTCGTAAGGCTGCGGCTATCAGAGGAACAAGCATAAATGGCGGGGGAAAGAGCGTCTGGTGGGGCGCGAACAGCCTCCAGTAGAGCGTCTGTGGCTGCCCCAAAGGTCCCGGAACCTGCAGTGTCAGCGCATCTTCCAGGTGAACGCACCCATTAACTGCGTGTGCCTGCATCCCAACCAGGTGAGGGGTACTCACAGGGCCGGGCCCTGTGGGCGTTTGGAGGGCAGGGAACgtgccctccctcacctcccctgcaccccaggcAGAGCTCATTGTGGGTGACCAGAGCGGCGCCATCCACATCTGGGACTTGAAAACTGACCACAACGAGCAGCTGATACCCGAGCCTGAGGTCTCCATCACGTCTGCCCACATTGACCCCGACGCCAGCTACATGGCTGCCGTCAACAGCACGGTGAGTGCTGGGTGTGCGTGCGGCGTGGGAGGCCCGCTCAGCACCTGGCCCCTGATCTTCCTGATTGCCTGCATGCGGCTGGTTCCCCAGACGCTCCTCAgactaaccccccccccccaggcctgcttcttcctcctgggctccagctccagccagcAAAGCCAGAAAGCGGGGTGTCGTTCCTGACGCCCACTCTCACTACTGCCTAGCTCAGCCAGCGGGCATCACTCCCACCTCCAGAACTTCTCAAGTCTGTCtacttccctctcctcctcggCTCCTCCTGGCCCAAGTTTGCCTCCTCTCCCTGCACCACGGCTGTAGCCTCCCCGTGGCCACCCTCCCTCCTCACTGacaccctctgcccccacaccaCTCTCCCTCAGCCGCCAGCACAGCCTTCAGCGGCGACAGCCCGACGCCATCATTCCCTGCACAAACCCCGAGGCGCCCTGGCTCCTCGCCGTGGCCTCGGGACGTGGCCTGGGGAAGCTGCAGTGTGGTCGCGATATCCCGTCCGGCCGCCAGCATCCCTTACATCTCAAGGACTCGCTGGTCCCGTGGTGTCCCCACACTGCcctcctgctgttccctctgacaAGCCCTGCTCCTGTCTTGTTCTTCACACTCCCACCGGCCAGCAGCTTTCTCCGTGAAGGCCAAGCATGGCCTCCTGCTCTCAGTCTGTGCAGTGCTCCCTGCAGCCTAGACCCACTGTTCCTGCCACACGTCCCCAGCCCCCAGATCCCTGTGTGCAGCCCCGTGTGGGACGGCAGCCCCTGGATCCGGGTCTGGCCGCCAGAGCCTCCTTCCCCCTGTGTCAGACTGAAGGCTCCAGGTGTCCCCTGACTCCCCTCCAATCGCAGGGGAATTGCTACGTCTGGAATCTGACAGGGGGCATTGGTGACGAGGTGACACAGCTCATCCCCAAGACCAAGATCCCAGCGCACACCCGCTACGCCTTGCAGTGCCGCTTCAGTCCTGACTCCACGTGCGTACGGGGCCTGGGGGCCCAGAGCCCTCGCATGGCAAAGGGGTG encodes the following:
- the MLST8 gene encoding target of rapamycin complex subunit LST8 isoform X2, with protein sequence MNTSPGTVGSDPVILATAGYDHTVRFWQAHSGICTRTVQHQDSVNALEITPDRSMIAAAGYQHIRMYDLSSNNPNPIISYDGVNKNIASVGFHEDGRWMYTGGEDCTARIWDLRSRNLQCQRIFQVNAPINCVCLHPNQAELIVGDQSGAIHIWDLKTDHNEQLIPEPEVSITSAHIDPDASYMAAVNSTGNCYVWNLTGGIGDEVTQLIPKTKIPAHTRYALQCRFSPDSTLLATCSADQTCKIWRTSNFSLMTELSIKSSNPGESSRGWMWGCAFSGDSQYIVTASSDNLARLWCVETGEIKREYGGHQKAVVCLAFNDSVLG
- the MLST8 gene encoding target of rapamycin complex subunit LST8 isoform X1 — translated: MNTSPGTVGSDPVILATAGYDHTVRFWQAHSGICTRTVQHQDSQVNALEITPDRSMIAAAGYQHIRMYDLSSNNPNPIISYDGVNKNIASVGFHEDGRWMYTGGEDCTARIWDLRSRNLQCQRIFQVNAPINCVCLHPNQAELIVGDQSGAIHIWDLKTDHNEQLIPEPEVSITSAHIDPDASYMAAVNSTGNCYVWNLTGGIGDEVTQLIPKTKIPAHTRYALQCRFSPDSTLLATCSADQTCKIWRTSNFSLMTELSIKSSNPGESSRGWMWGCAFSGDSQYIVTASSDNLARLWCVETGEIKREYGGHQKAVVCLAFNDSVLG